Part of the Mytilus edulis chromosome 9, xbMytEdul2.2, whole genome shotgun sequence genome, AAGAAGACCTTAATTGCCGGAGActctaaataaataattaaatttaatgtgAGAATTTCAAATGAATTTATGTGTGCAAGTCACTACATGTACTTAAAATGATATGATATTTGTCAGTCGTGTCAGTGgaattattttacatatttatgAAGGTCAGAAAAAGATCAAGCAACTCCTTATAGCAAATAGTGTTTATATTAAGACTATAAGTAAATACATGAACTGATTCATACTAATAATGTAGAGACTTGTCTACAGTAGAAGACCTTATTTTTACCTTTAAATGTCTTTGTAATGCTGCTACACTTCTGAGATAATACTGTTTTTATGAACTTTTActtgaaatgttttgttttttttagaattcCTTACATTTTGCATCATTTGAATATCCAGAACTGTATGAAGAATCCATGCCAGCAGTTGTACTAACCCTAGCATTGTAAGTACAAGACAGCACTgacacctgcaaagtggaaagggaactatataagttgcaataacttgttccCCAatccactttaaaaaaatatgtacagtACAGTCTTGGttatgtatgaataaaacaaaatttacatgCCACTTCCACTgctacaaacaaaatatatataaatttatgaaaagaaGAAAAGTTAGTGAGTTTTAAGGTTATTTTAATTGGCAAGCACTTTCTTCCCTGTAAATGTTGTGGAGGTTTTATAATGTGTCATATATACACAGAAACATATCAAACCTACAACAATCTACAATCATCAAGATTTAAAGAGTCAACACTGGAATATTATTGGACTGACTGTAAAACTATGGGGGAAGtttctgtaaaacaaaaacagaaaacataaaaCTTCTAGAAGAAATTGATTTCACATTTATTCACTGTTTTCAACCAAACAATATTACAATTATGTTACATATTTTTCAAGAATATAATGACAATGGAATCATTCAAACAATCCATCTGAACTTTTGCTGATTTTATTTCAGATCTCGAGTCTTAGGATCATGTGGGATAAAGAACTTCAGTATAGCAGATATACATGAACCAAGTAAGAGCTGTTAGTTATATGTGTTAATTCTGGAAGGTATACATGAACCAAGTAAGAGCTGTTAGTTATATGTGTTTATTCTGTAAGATATACATGAACCAAGTAAGAGCTGTTAGTTATATGTGTTTATTCTGTAAGGTATACATGAACCAAGTAAGAGCTGTTAGTTATATGTGTTAATTCTGGAAGGTATACATGAACCAAGTAAGAGCTGTTAGTTATATGTGTTTATTCTGTAAGGTATACATGAACCAAGTAAGAGCTGTTAGTTATATGTGTTTATTTTCTCTTCTGATTTCATATTATGTTAATGTCttctttttccaaaattttatTGTTCATTTGTATTATAAATGTGCCTCCTAAAATTCAAGCTACTGTTcactttcttttaaattgttacatttttgttaagaGGTTGTAAGAGTTGCACCCCTTTATTTGCCATAGTTGATGCATCAGTCAAAAAAGTGgtcttatttcatgtttttttagattATCTATAAAACTGACTAACAATAGTCACAACTTCTAAATGCTATCATAGATAATGTAaacttcagaaattattgtgtgcatttattatttcgATTAAGTCATTTTAGTCTAAACTCAAATGAAAATGCAATTTTAACTTTTGCgatatttagaaaaatactgtataattcatataaaaaatttcaaaatccaAGTTTAAATCATTGCCTTTATAACATTGATAACCTTGTTGCATTTTTCACAATGATAAAAACATCCCAATAATGtctaaatttctgaatttacagtacttactGGATATTGTTGCCAACCACCAGAGAGTATGTTGTTGatatttaaagggaaacttcgcaaaaaaatcaaaaattgatattatgttcattctgtataaaaatgttcaaattcatagatattaaagttttattccgctagataagcgatcaccatcgattttaaatttagagtatcaattctccgagatccgccatcttgtcttctttcccgatgaataaaaacgatatgtctataaaccacaaagaaacaaaactacagtaaccgatgtagtcgtaattgcgtgtcgatatcttgtcaatcgtacggttgtttaatacgactaactaacttgatacggaaaatattcttactttttttaaattaccatggtctgttgtttttaaactgttgatattggaattaggtgaaaagtcaaagttgaaatcataaataaggtATAGCAAACCAAAAATTTTAGCAAGTGAAAGATACTGCAAACTTTGTAAAGATAAAGTGGAAGATGAAgttcattttcttttacattgtccTCTATATAAAGACCTTCGAGAgaagtttgatattttcaaaaacctTAATAATGATGATGATATTAAATCAACGATCTATTTACTTAACCCAGTAAATCTAGTTAACACCAGACAAATATGTAGTTATTTAAGTCAAGCTTTTGAAGCTCGTAATAATAATCTAATGTCAGTTGGTCTACCATAAGTATAATACTATGTAATActgtgatattatatatataattggtacttcaaatgttttctttatgttgtatttgcataaattgtcatgtttaatGTGTTTATATCTTGGAATACGCATTGTATCATATGTGCtttgtccaataaaatatttgaatttgaaaaaataagtgttccgtgaaaattgttttcgaaaatctaatttgttcataattctttaaagtaataaacttttttcaaatatattttgatcttcccttatctgatcaccagcatggctaaaggtattacttccaaaggtattgtgaggggtgtgaggtgacacgtccaggtattcaagcgatttcctgtcgggcttgcaagttcatgcatcgtttcacttctgcaggtattgatcagtgtacacggctgataacttataacttataactttccattttgaactatcagatgtataatatacaactctgtcttacttgtcattactaaactcatacgcttgtttataaataacatttctggtgtaaagaatataattcataatatataaataatacccaaaaaataattttccaagggtgaatttgggaaaatgtaatatatagtcattgtcaatagtgaaggacagattggaacagaccagaaatattgatttaaaaaaatgtacgcacttgccgacaattcgtttatacgactggatataaagttacggaactatagcgcaatttaaaatatatacgtgtatacattgaacataagaaaaaaacatatattttgaataaataggggtaaaagtgttgtaaatagactagccaacgtatgccaacagtatgtaatcatcgaatgtcgatagactacagttgtataccatAAGAagaatgcttgtatggtaattctgtcgtttatctgtacaaacggttgcatttcctctcctttcccaacaaacaaacgaacgaaacgcaactagtctgatttctctggagctcatcctcaatggctcttatacgtcaggaaacttacatgtatactaataatgattgtttcatgaacaacgatgtatgaacgaactattatacattcgtcaatatctgtaatgaatgactaaagtataacttttattacaactactgtattacttatttggattaatgacggctatcatgttcaacattgcacaactattatcatagaattttaaaaaaaaatcctcaaaaatcctcaaaagatataatgccttagcttagataattagtattcttttcacaaaaagttcgtgttaatgattgtcaaatgaatttaattatgtaagaataaaatgttaaaaagaaactaaaaaaaaattatgcatgttgtatgttgtatttttttgtcaattaaaaactttaaaattgcaatagttttattagcatttaaacacagccagatttgaatacaagttaagaaattccggtaaagtcaatgatatcaaacagatgtacaatggtatatcaaattgggtaatattgcatttagtttttattaaagattaaaactactattttttgcttcatatttgaatctttacgccaattgccgctaagaaagtaatcaaaaattgtttccttttatttttatacactttcggaattacgaatctgaattttattttcaattcatttacacaatttaattattgtatctttattctcatcgtgtatttcatcttagtgtattaacaccatgacagcatatactctaatcctttctatttatcctttccaaataacaacatttatacctgtgtacgcttgaactcacacctgcggctaaatagctacaaggtaaacgaattgacctcaagccgagaaatatacagtgacctttacaaaataatatacacactctgctcacacattagttgcattgaaatgattatcaaaacaataacggtaaatagaactgaaatattttcagttcaatatcagtaaaaatgttcaataaatattttatgaaaaaaatctcaacaataattaattaaatttattcaaaaacatttactagagataattttataggagtttaattcaatcaatacaaaacggtatatatatgcatattcactttcgttcattcttatattgtggtttataacttcgaccattcgtcagctgtgcgcttttaattacgtatattgtcgataagctataagagttaaacagattttattttttcccagaattcaataaatcgggctaatacgtcacgacccactcgagaattcaaccaaaaaagttacaaatacttgattttctctgttattagaaggaatataaatttaaaactttgcaaatgtgttttttatgttaagatgaacataattagatgataagtaaaaaatcgcggaatttccctttaatatTTTCTGTCATTCAAGAAAGTTCTGTGATTTGAGGaactttattttgtttgttattttagaaCCTGCCAGATTGAGAAGGATTTGCAGTGCTGtagtaaattttatattgtttaaaggACAACAGTGTGACGTGTACAGAAATCTACGGGAGGAAACAGTAAGTGATTAACTAGCTTTGTTTGGATACTAATATCTAGTGAAAAACTCATATTAAAGGACGATGTGTATGTCTCTCAATAAATATTATTGGCTAATGTGTACAAGGATACATTGCCTTTTCATTATCTTGCTATATCAATGTGACATTATTCTAATCTTTAATACCAAATAAGGAAGAAGGAATTCTAATGTACCTGATGTTTGTTAgaccatttttttaaaacattttaagattTTTAATACTCTAGTAAATCTATAAAAGGGTTGAAAGAGGCAGTATTTTTAGATTTGTTAAATTTAGTATTCAACATTTggttttacttatttattttttcaggagAGTTCTGTTAAAGAGTTTGAACATGTGGCGAAGATGAATGCTgaactgaaaatgaaaataaatgctaTTAAATCTGTACGATCTGAGCAAGAACCAGAAATAATTAGGGTAAGTTACTGTATTAGGGAGGacttcattataaaattatgcTATGAAATTTGTTAGAGCTGAGCAAGAACCAGACATATTCATGGTAAATTTATTAGGGCAGACTGCATTATACTCACACTATGAAATAGCCAAGGTGATTGAAAGCCTGCTCTTTTtggaaatctacaagggtgtgttttacgtgcaagagatatgactctctctgAACactggtcagccatttatcgtccccttccaatggactatcatcgtttcctcaagacaaTACTCGCAAAttgtgtcaagggagagccaaaaattcagtccctgaaattttcatcccggaccGGGAAAataaccaggaacctttgtgttagtattccaatgcactaaccactacaccacagcTTTCATTTCGATTTTGACATCACCTTGTCAAAGATGAAGGTTGTAGTTACTATAAATAGACATAGATTAAGTTTGCGTTGAATATTGGTTCAAGAAGTATGGTAGGAAAAAATGTCAGACAAGCTACAAAATTctctgtttcagaatctaatgcatcttGAGTAATATTTTGAAAACCGTACACCAAAactttgtgattggtttaaaacgttctaaacaatggaaattcaaccattgctgtaatgttattttcattttggtgtacgaacaatgagattacccatagtcctttagattttGAAACAGCCAATTGGCTGAACCATGATGCTTtaattattaaataagatatgGTTTAAACCAATATATAAGTATTGACAGGATGAAGGGCTATAAGTGTAAATGACTATATAGTTTGTTTTTTAGGTACAACAAGATATACAGGCTAGAACTGTCACCATGAATGAAAtggaaaaagttaagaatgagaagAAAAAGGCCAGTAGTGAAATAAAGGAGGCTGTTGCAGAGAAACAAGCAAATACTGTAGGTATCAGTTTATTCTTACCGTATGTAGAAAGAGTGCTAGTAATTTTAACAATTACCTTGAAACCAATATATAAAGGCAAGTCTATCTCTTGGCTTCCAGTCTAATTTTTTAACATCTGAtactgtatatttttaattttcatacttATTAGAAAAACTCGAagcaaagtatttttttttataattcatggCAGAGGACATAATTGTATTACAAAATTATTGATATAATTCATTAGAaggatattttatatttttatgtctaacttaagatagtagaggggcattatgttttctggtctctgcATCTGTTCATtcatccgttcgtctgttcgttccttgtcctgcttcaggtgaaagttttttggtcaaggtattttttgatgaagttaaagtccaaccaacttgaaacttagtacagatgttccctatgataggatctttctaattttaatgttaaataagagtttttacccaaatttcacagtccactgaacataaaaaatgatagtgcaagtggggcatccatgtactagggacacattctcgTTTTATTCCTGAATCCGATTGATTTCTAGCTGTTTAACATGGCGCATTAAATAGATATTCCAGACGATAACATGTCATAACAACATATCATAAACAGTATTTTACTGTTTAAAGGTGATATGAATATGAAGCCTGCTCTATATAAGACCAACAACTGAGCTGGATTTTTAACATGTCTGATAGCAAGTTATCAGCACGAAAAAATACCAATTACCTTACTTTATTACATTATTTTGACTCCACCTGCTTAGTGGAGAAGTACAACCTCCTGCATTTGAGGCAAGCACAAGACCACTAAGGCAGttcttaataaaaatgaaatgtggATGCCATTGATGAACTTTGTAGTTTGTCATCAAAAACATAGATACAAAAAGCAAATATACATTATGTCTGTAGAAATTGTGATTAATCCTATTCTTATTGTGTCATTGGGATCATAAATGCAAATATAAGCGTGTTCTTGTCGACTTGAAATGAGTTCAGTTAACTTATAAGTCATAGTTGAACAGTATAACAGTCAATTTGTTTAGTTATTTGGTTTACTCTTTTAGGAAAAGATAAGGGTAATGACActgaaaacaaaagaagaaatggACAGATTATCACAGAAAATTGTACAGTCACCTGAGAGAGTGAGAGAAGGACAggaaaatatgaaacaacaaCTGGTCAACATGAAATGTGGAATGGATAAGAAATGGGAATCATTACAAGAAATGGAACAAAGATTGGAGACTGTGATTCAGGGCACTACAAAAGTTGATCAAATGTTAAAGTTATTGACAGACTTAAAGAATGACAAAGATAAGGGAAGGTAACTTAAACAAATGAATCCATGATTGGAATGAGAAATAACAATACTAGGTTGGGAATCAATATTTCAATTAAAGgttcttttttttactttagtaAAATTAGCAGAAATGTTGTTCAGAAGATACTTATCTTATGTTACATTTTTGTTCTGATGAAAAGCCTATATATATAAGATTCTACCACTGTATCGAGTgtgatatttatccactcgagacagttaaattttcaaatttaaaatttaactgtcttgagtggataaatatcgtattgcaAGAGATTTGTTGGTGGAATCTGTTTCAAATCAAATTTTACCAATAAAGAACTGGAATTAAATGAACCACaggttgattaaataaaaataatcaacaggtcaggaaaaggataaatcatgtcagaattagagaaatatatttatatctacTATTTGGGCCAAATAAACTTTGGAGAGCAAATTGGATTCTTGGAAGCTCCAGTTATTATGCTCACTGATCATCAAATTCTTTGTTAATGTCCAATATGAAACTTCTAGTATAGAACCCTTGTTGTTTTTATGAGGTTGTTAATTGATCATTGTCTcatcagcaatcataccacatttccttatgtTATATATTGTGTATCTGAAGGTTGATTTCTTTCCTTATATCTTGGCTCCATGAATCAGTTTGCTTAAGAAATGCAGAAATGCAGGAAATGTCAGATCAGCTGTATTTTTAACAAATGCCTAGTTTCTATTtctatgccccacctatgatagtataggggcattatgttttctggtctgtgagtctgttcgtttgtccgtccgttcgtcctgcttcgggttaaagtttttggtcaagttagtttttgatgaagttgaagtcctatcaacttgaaacctagtacacatgttccccatgatatgatctttctaatttttatgccaaaataaaagtttttaccccaatttcatggtccactgaacatggaaaatgatagtgcgagtggggcatccgtgtactatggacacattcttgtttattatgtgtacacatttataaatttattgtagTGAAATTTccaatgaaataaatcatatagTAGAAAAAAGTCAAGAACAAAGAATGTCACTGACACATCTACGTGCCAAGAAAGACCAATTACAACAGATAATGAATGGAAAGTTAGAAAAACGAGACAAGCTAGAcctacaacaacaaaataaacacCAAAGTCTGATGGAGGCTGTTAATTCACTTCAACAGTAAGTACTCTGTACATGTTTGTAGTAAATACACCCAATTCGTAGGTCTGGACAAGCTTGCCCAGTAGTCAAGTCAATCTAGCAGAAATTGAACCCTAACCTTAAAGTAACTGCAACAGAAGACTTTTGAGTTTCAATCTTTaacattataccccaaatattcACAGAAAAAAGTCCAACAATTATAACTTGAAGACTAAAACGATTTTAAAATttctatggagatttgcattgaaatgggagataactctgcaaaaaaggcagaaatatcaataaaaattgatacaaattttaattttaccgcttctattcagcagaatatattgatttttgatattttacctgtctttaaagtataaataaatgtgttttcatatcttttgtcAAGCTTCAACCaagatttcataattcattaattgatcatttattaaatttttcaacatgtcaaggtaaagaagctcaaatttgataagaatatttaggcatatattcttctttttgttgtttaaagtttctaaacaaggtagatgctgaacaaatataatttacagatataaacaataccaaattttcacatttttttcttcaaattggtCACAAAGCCACAAATTTGcaatttatttaatgaaaaatgtgtaaaaaaaattaaaactacccATTACACTTCTGTTTTGTATATTTCATCAGAGGAAGATGATATAATATAGTCAAATACGAACTAATAACCCTATCAAAGTATCATGctttacatgaattttaagaaaataaaccaaaaactgacataaaagactcatttttgcggTGTTATCTTCTCTTCCAAATGTTAATTTCCACAGGAAATTAAAattgctgattttgagttttcctttttttctgtgtatatttggggcttTATGCTATAGATAAGacctaaaacattttctgttgcaattagctTGAGGTTAAaccttagtttgactggactacaGTGATTTTGCTAGCACttatcatttttgtaatttaCGAAATGGGTTTTACAATTTCAAAAGTATTACAAATCAATTTTGTGGCTTAACTTTGAAAAGtgtaaaaacattttcatataaaaatactaCAATTTTACTTCCCTCATGTTTCTAACAAGTTTCCTGACCATTGGCTAATTTTCCATTACAATAGGTGTTATAAGTTGTGGTTACAGATAATCTGCTTATCGCCATTGGATGGGTAACATACCCGTTAATTATAAACCTTATGATTGTACATCATGatcatttttttcagtaaaacttGTGTTCCCCTGTGGCCAGCCTGTTTCCATTTTAATTTCCATATTTCTGAAACAATATCAATATGTGTGTTTGTCGTAGTTTAGTCATTTGAACGTATTTTAGtcatatttgatataaattttcatCTAAAACTTTTTACAATTCCAATCAAAAAGATGGACCTGTATTCTTAACATTCAGAAATATTTTCAAGAGTCAAACAGGTGCTTCCTTTACTATGTACTGCACATGTGAGAAAGTATTCCTGTGAATTTAAAGACACTAAAAACGTAAAATATGAAATCATTTAGAATCAAATTCAACAAGAAAGAATAATATTTATCTCTAACTaggtaaatttaattttgaaaattataatttccTTCCTTTATTTTAACTCGAACCTAACCGTAGATTGATCTGTATtcattatgaattttgaaaatcaaGAGTGAACGAATGTGATGATCTAATCTTGATCAATTGACATCCTCTTAACAGTTATTTGAATCGTTCCAATAAGGATTTGTACAAATCCTAGTATCCAACTTTGTAGAAATGAATTCCAAATATCGATTTAAATGGGTTTTTTTACTTGAAATGTATGACATGATTTGTGAAGTACCACAAATGTTATGATGGGCCACACCACTTTCCTTCACGTTCT contains:
- the LOC139487535 gene encoding kinetochore protein Nuf2-like; this encodes MSCDDQSFQFPPLEIHEIVRQLRSIGNILTEENDFKRPDPNRWAKLYPQILEALEGVPYESTLQNSLHFASFEYPELYEESMPAVVLTLALSRVLGSCGIKNFSIADIHEPKPARLRRICSAVVNFILFKGQQCDVYRNLREETESSVKEFEHVAKMNAELKMKINAIKSVRSEQEPEIIRVQQDIQARTVTMNEMEKVKNEKKKASSEIKEAVAEKQANTEKIRVMTLKTKEEMDRLSQKIVQSPERVREGQENMKQQLVNMKCGMDKKWESLQEMEQRLETVIQGTTKVDQMLKLLTDLKNDKDKGSEISNEINHIVEKSQEQRMSLTHLRAKKDQLQQIMNGKLEKRDKLDLQQQNKHQSLMEAVNSLQQQKDFFRQRFDTDEAQKSGIRKQEQQIIDSINEEYRKFERKKEVIMSLYHQILERIDNNHKELGSGWEALCEIMHKVTKQLDN